The following are encoded in a window of Actinomyces oris genomic DNA:
- a CDS encoding 4-hydroxy-3-methylbut-2-enyl diphosphate reductase: protein MVTVTTSELASEHTDAASPSTKGGKRILMAAPRGYCAGVDRAVDAVEQALAHYGAPIYVRKEIVHNKYVVEALSKRGAIFVSETDEVPVGARVVFSAHGVSPAVHAEAAERRLDTIDATCPLVTKVHKQAVRFADKDYDIILVGHTGHEEVEGTQGEAPDHIQVVNGPHEVDQVEVRDPSKVVWISQTTLSVDETMETVRLLRERFPEMIDPPGEDICYATQNRQAAVKKIAPRVDLMIVVGSGNSSNSVRLKEVALEAGAGAAHRVDFASEIDPSWFDGVETVGLTSGASVPEILVREVVERLAEFGFDDVEEVRTTTEKISFSLPKNLRADLMAAQGAASAHKRREPAANHTC, encoded by the coding sequence GTGGTGACCGTGACGACCAGCGAGCTCGCCAGCGAGCACACCGACGCCGCATCCCCCTCTACCAAGGGCGGCAAGCGGATCCTCATGGCCGCCCCGCGCGGCTACTGCGCCGGCGTGGACCGCGCCGTCGACGCCGTCGAGCAGGCCCTGGCCCACTACGGGGCGCCGATCTACGTGCGCAAGGAGATCGTCCACAACAAGTACGTCGTGGAGGCCCTCTCCAAGCGCGGCGCCATCTTCGTCTCCGAGACCGACGAGGTGCCGGTGGGCGCCCGCGTCGTCTTCTCCGCCCACGGCGTCTCCCCGGCCGTCCACGCCGAGGCCGCCGAGCGCCGGCTGGACACGATTGACGCGACCTGCCCGCTGGTGACCAAGGTGCACAAGCAGGCGGTGCGCTTCGCGGACAAGGACTACGACATCATCCTCGTGGGCCATACCGGCCACGAGGAGGTCGAGGGCACCCAGGGCGAGGCCCCCGACCACATCCAGGTCGTCAACGGCCCCCACGAGGTGGACCAGGTCGAGGTGCGTGACCCCTCCAAGGTCGTGTGGATCAGCCAGACCACCCTGAGCGTCGATGAGACCATGGAGACGGTGCGCCTGCTGCGCGAGCGCTTCCCGGAAATGATCGACCCGCCCGGCGAGGACATCTGCTACGCCACCCAGAACCGTCAGGCCGCGGTCAAGAAGATCGCCCCGAGGGTGGACCTCATGATCGTGGTCGGCTCCGGCAACTCCTCGAACTCGGTGCGCCTCAAGGAGGTGGCCCTCGAGGCCGGTGCGGGCGCCGCCCACCGGGTGGACTTCGCCAGCGAGATCGACCCGTCCTGGTTCGACGGCGTCGAGACGGTCGGCCTGACCTCGGGCGCCTCGGTGCCGGAGATCCTGGTGCGCGAGGTGGTCGAGCGCCTGGCCGAGTTCGGCTTCGACGACGTCGAGGAGGTGCGCACCACCACGGAGAAGATCTCCTTCTCCCTGCCCAAGAACCTGCGCGCCGACCTCATGGCGGCTCAGGGGGCCGCCTCGGCCCACAAACGCCGCGAGCCGGCCGCCAACCACACCTGCTGA
- the xseA gene encoding exodeoxyribonuclease VII large subunit → MVHVTGQSPSQPSPQPSPGAGRVSGPHAGGGPGNSGSPDGPRELAPRANLTTAENPWPLRLLSSKIDQYVARMSQVWVEGQVIQLNRRPGAGMAFLTLRDTDADISMSVSIYARVLDAVLARTGAELGEGARVVVRAKPTFWAKRGSLQLQADDIRPVGVGDLLARIEQLRRILAAEGLFDAERKRPLPFLPRKVGLVCGRQAKAKDDVLVNARLRWPGLPFEVREVAVQGARAVGEVTRAVQELDSDALIDVIVVARGGGAVEDLLPFSDEGLVRAAAACRTPLVSAIGHETDCPLLDLVADYRASTPTDAARRIVPDLAQETVGLDSARERLRSVLASRLDAEQAALDQLRARPVMADPTLIVRDRVSELGQARDRMRRAVEHRLSLAAADLRADRARLTALSPQGVLDRGYTILRTPGGKVITSAEDVKKGDLIEGVLAHGRLVAQVVGATKPRPADIG, encoded by the coding sequence GTGGTGCATGTGACAGGCCAGAGCCCCTCCCAGCCCAGCCCGCAGCCCTCCCCCGGTGCCGGCCGCGTGTCCGGCCCCCACGCGGGCGGCGGCCCCGGCAACTCCGGCAGCCCCGACGGCCCCCGGGAGCTGGCGCCGCGAGCGAACCTCACCACCGCGGAGAACCCGTGGCCGCTGCGGCTGCTGTCGTCCAAGATCGACCAGTACGTGGCCCGCATGAGCCAGGTGTGGGTGGAGGGGCAGGTCATTCAGCTCAACCGCCGCCCCGGCGCCGGCATGGCCTTCCTCACCCTGCGGGACACGGACGCCGATATCTCCATGTCGGTGTCCATCTACGCCCGGGTTCTCGACGCCGTCCTGGCCCGCACCGGCGCCGAGCTCGGCGAGGGCGCCCGCGTGGTGGTGCGCGCCAAGCCCACCTTCTGGGCCAAGCGGGGCTCACTCCAGCTGCAGGCCGACGACATCCGGCCCGTCGGCGTCGGCGACCTGCTGGCCCGCATCGAGCAGCTGCGCCGCATCCTGGCCGCCGAGGGCCTGTTCGACGCCGAGCGTAAGCGGCCCCTGCCCTTCCTGCCGCGCAAGGTGGGCCTCGTGTGCGGCCGCCAGGCCAAGGCCAAGGACGACGTGCTCGTCAACGCCCGCCTGCGCTGGCCCGGCCTGCCCTTCGAGGTGCGGGAGGTCGCCGTCCAGGGGGCGCGCGCCGTCGGCGAGGTCACCCGGGCCGTCCAGGAGCTCGACTCCGACGCACTGATCGACGTCATCGTCGTGGCCCGCGGGGGCGGCGCCGTCGAGGACCTGCTGCCCTTCTCCGACGAGGGGCTCGTGCGCGCCGCGGCCGCCTGCCGCACGCCGCTGGTCTCGGCGATCGGCCACGAGACCGACTGCCCCCTACTGGACCTGGTGGCCGACTACCGGGCCTCCACCCCCACCGACGCCGCCCGCCGGATCGTCCCCGACCTCGCCCAGGAGACCGTGGGCCTGGACTCGGCCCGCGAGCGCCTGCGCAGCGTGCTCGCCTCGCGGCTGGACGCCGAGCAGGCGGCCCTGGACCAGCTGCGGGCCCGGCCGGTCATGGCTGACCCCACCTTGATCGTGCGCGACCGGGTGAGCGAGCTGGGGCAGGCCCGCGACAGGATGCGCCGGGCCGTGGAGCATCGCCTGTCGTTGGCGGCCGCGGACCTGCGCGCCGATCGCGCCCGGCTGACGGCCCTGTCGCCGCAGGGGGTCCTGGACCGCGGCTACACGATTCTGCGCACTCCCGGCGGCAAGGTCATCACCAGCGCCGAGGACGTCAAGAAGGGCGACCTCATCGAGGGGGTTCTGGCCCACGGGCGGCTCGTCGCCCAGGTCGTCGGCGCCACCAAGCCCCGGCCCGCCGATATCGGCTGA